A region from the Fusarium graminearum PH-1 chromosome 4, whole genome shotgun sequence genome encodes:
- a CDS encoding pre-mRNA-splicing factor rse-1 has product MATTSNMFLYSLTVQPPTNVTQAVLGQFAGTREQLIITGAGSQLSLLRPDPSQGKVITLLSHDVFGIIRSLAAFRLAGSNKDYLIIASDSGRITIIEYLPAQNRFQRLHLETFGKSGVRRVIPGEYLACDPKGRACLIASTEKNKLVYVLNRNSQAELTISSPLEAHKPGVLVISMVALDVGYSNPVFAALEIDYSEVDQDSTGQAMEELDTQLVYYELDLGLNHVVRKWSDPVDPTASILFQVPGGNDGPSGVLVCGEENITYRHSNQEAFRVAIPRRRGATEDPNRKRTIVSGIMHKLKGNTGAFFFLLQTDDGDLFKLSIDMIEDEEGNPTGEVKRLKVKYFDTVPVASSLCILKSGFLYVATQFGNYSFYQFEKLGDDDEELEFYSDDFPADPKASYEPVYFHPRPTENLALVESIPAMNPLLDCKVANLTGEDAPQIYTICGNGPRSSFRMLKHGLEVNEIVASELPGIPSAVWTLKLNRSEQYDAYIVLSFTNGTLVLSIGETVEEVSDSGFLTSVPTLAAQLLGDDGLIQVHPKGIRHIRNGNVNEWAAPQHRSIVAATANAHQVAVALSSGEIVYFEMDADGSLAEYDEKKEMFGTVTCLSLGDVPEGRLRSSFLAVGCDDCTVRILSLDPESTLENKSVQALTAAPTSLAIIAMEDSSSGGSTLYLHIGLHSGVYLRTVLDEITGELTDTRQKFLGPKEVRLFQVTVQGKTCVLGLSSRPWLGYADPITKGFVVTPLNYVDLEWGWNFSSEQCEEGIVGIQGQSLRETQANTRRIFNIDRLGETLIQKSIPLTYTPKKLVKHPDQPLFYTIEADNNTLPPELRAQLLADPGVVNGDSRVLPPEDFGYPKGTRRWASCINVIDPLSEEGQVLQTIDLENNEAAVSAAIVPFSSQDNESFLVIGTGKDMVVNPRSFSEGYLHIYRFLEGGRELEFIHKTKVEEPPLALLAFQGRVLVAVGTSLRIYDLGMRQMLRKSQAEVATQQIVSLNTQGSRIIVGDVQQGVTYVVYKPASNKLIPFVDDTIARWTTCTTMVDYESVAGGDKFGNMFIVRCPEKASEEADEEQSGLHLINARDYLHGTPHRVSLMCHFYTQDIPTSITKASLVVGGQEVLLWSGIMGTIGVFIPFVSREDADFFQNLEQHLRTEDPPLAGRDHLMYRGYYAPVKGVIDGDLCERYNLLPNDKKQMIAGELDRSVREIERKISDIRTRSAF; this is encoded by the exons ATGGCGACCACTTCAAACATGTTTTTATACTCGCTTACGGTCCAGCCTCCGACAAATGTTACACAGGCGGTCCTGGGTCAGTTCGCAGGCACTAGGGAacagctcatcatcactggtgCTGGCTCGCAACTCTCACTGCTACGACCTGATCCCTCGCAGGGAAAGGTGATTACCCTCCTCTCtcatgatgtctttggcatcATTCGTTCCCTTGCCGCCTTCCGGTTAGCTGGCAGCAATAAGG ATTACTTGATCATTGCTTCTGACTCTGGTCGGATCACAATTATTGAGTATCTCCCAGCCCAGAACCGCTTCCAGCGACTACATCTTGAAACATTTGGAAAGTCTGGCGTAAGAAGAGTTATTCCTGGCGAGTATCTTGCTTGCGACCCAAAGGGCCGAGCTTGTTTAATTGCCTCAActgagaagaacaagctcgTGTATGTTTTGAACCGAAATTCACAAGCCGAGCTTACGATCTCGTCGCCTCTCGAGGCCCACAAGCCTGGTGTTCTTGTCATCTCTATGGTCGCACTTGACGTTGGCTACTCGAATCCTGTTTTCGCCGCGCTCGAGATTGACTACTCAGAGGTTGACCAAGATTCAACAGGCCAAGCAATGGAAGAGCTAGATACTCAACTTGTCTATTACGAGCTTGATCTAGGACTTAACCACGTGGTTCGAAAGTGGTCAGATCCCGTCGACCCTACAGCCTCAATACTGTTTCAAGTTCCGGGTGGTAATGACGGTCCAAGCGGTGTGTTGGTATGCGGTGAGGAAAACATCACATATCGACACTCAAATCAAGAGGCCTTCCGCGTTGCCATTCCTCGTCGTCGCGGTGCTACAGAAGATCCCAACCGCAAACGCACTATTGTCTCTGGCATTATGCACAAGCTGAAGGGCAATACGGgtgctttcttcttcttgttgcaAACAGATGATGGTGATCTTTTCAAGCTTTCTATCGacatgattgaagatgaagaaggcaatCCGACAGGAGAAGTCAAGAGGCTCAAGGTCAAATACTTCGACACCGTCCCGGTGGCATCTAGTCTTTGCATCCTCAAGAGTGGATTTCTCTATGTTGCCACACAGTTTGGCAACTACTCATTCTACCAATTTGAAAAActtggtgacgatgatgaggaacTGGAATTCTACAGCGATGATTTCCCCGCAGACCCTAAAGCTTCCTACGAACCTGTCTATTTCCACCCCCGGCCAACCGAAAACTTGGCTTTGGTTGAGAGCATTCCTGCCATGAACCCGCTATTAGACTGCAAGGTGGCAAACCTCACTGGCGAAGACGCACCTCAAATATATACCATCTGTGGCAATGGCCCCCGAAGCAGCTTCAGAATGCTCAAACATGGTTTGGAAGTCAATGAGATAGTTGCTTCTGAACTTCCTGGAATACCTTCCGCAGTGTGGACACTGAAGCTCAACCGCTCGGAACAATATGATGCCTACATTGTGTTATCGTTTACCAATGGTACGCTGGTACTCAGTATTGGAGAAACGGTTGAGGAAGTCAGCGACTCGGGCTTCCTCACAAGCGTTCCTACGTTAGCAGCTCAGCTGCTTGGTGACGATGGCCTGATCCAAGTTCATCCTAAAGGCATTCGACATATCCGTAATGGAAACGTTAATGAATGGGCAGCTCCACAGCATCGATCTATTGTTGCCGCAACTGCCAATGCTCATCAAGTTGCCGTTGCCCTTAGTTCTGGTGAGATTGTTTACTTTGAAATGGACGCCGACGGCTCACTAGCCGAGtacgacgagaagaaggaaatgTTCGGAACAGTCACATGTCTGAGCTTGGGAGATGTTCCTGAAGGGCGTCTGAGAAGCTCATTCCTTGCAGTCGGCTGTGATGATTGCACTGTCCGTATTCTCAGCCTTGATCCCGAATCGACTTTGGAAAATAAGTCGGTGCAGGCTCTAACAGCAGCCCCTACGTCGCTGGCTATCATCGCTATGGAAGACTCCTCATCGGGTGGCTCTACACTCTATCTTCACATTGGACTTCACTCCGGTGTGTATCTTAGAACAGTCCTCGACGAGATCACCGGTGAATTAACCGACACCCGCCAAAAGTTCCTTGGGCCCAAGGAAGTCAGGCTATTCCAAGTTACTGTCCAGGGTAAGACTTGTGTACTTGGACTTAGCTCTAGACCTTGGCTTGGCTATGCGGATCCTATCACGAAGGGATTTGTTGTGACGCCCCTCAACTACGTTGATCTAGAATGGGGTTGGAACTTCAGCAGTGAGCAATGCGAAGAAGGCATTGTTGGCATCCAAGGCCAGTCACTACG CGAGACACAAGCTAACACTCGCAGGATCTTTAACATTGATCGACTTGGCGAGACACTGATCCAAAAGTCTATTCCTTTAACTTATACccccaagaagctcgtcaaGCACCCCGATCAGCCTCTTTTCTACACTATCGAAGCAGACAACAACACGTTACCACCTGAGTTGAGAGCACAACTCCTCGCCGACCCTGGAGTCGTAAATGGCGACTCCAGGGTGCTCCCACCTGAGGACTTTGGCTACCCCAAAGGTACTCGGAGATGGGCATCTTGCATCAACGTAATTGATCCCCTgtctgaagaaggccaagtctTGCAGACAATAGATTTGGAGAACAACGAGGCAGCCGTCAGCGCAGCTATTGTGCCATTTTCCAGCCAGGATAACGAGAGCTTCCTCGTCATTGGTACCGGCAAAGACATGGTTGTCAATCCTCGAAGCTTTTCAGAAGGATACCTCCATATCTACCGATTCTTGGAAGGGGGTCGGGAGCTTGAGTTTAtccacaagaccaaggtcgaggaaCCCCCGCTGGCTTTGCTGGCTTTCCAGGGCAGAGTCCTTGTAGCCGTTGGCACATCGCTTCGCATATATGATTTGGGTATGAGACAAATGCTCCGCAAGTCTCAGGCCGAGGTTGCAACACAGCAGATTGTGTCTTTAAACACACAAGGCAGTCGAATCATTGTAGGCGATGTTCAGCAGGGTGTCACTTACGTTGTTTATAAGCCTGCTTCCAACAAGCTCATCCCCTTTGTCGATGACACAATCGCAAGGTGGACCACATGTACAACCATGGTGGATTATGAGTCCGTCGCCGGCGGCGACAAGTTCGGTAATATGTTTATCGTACGTTGTCCTGAGAAGGCCAGCGAAGAGGCGGATGAGGAGCAATCCGGCTTGCATTTGATCAATGCCCGAGACTATCTCCATGGCACACCACACAGGGTGAGCTTGATGTGTCATTTCTATACACAAGACATTCCGACCAGCATCACTAAGGCGAGCCTTGTGGTTGGTGGGCAGGAAGTTTTGCTATGGAGTGGTATTATGGGCACAATCGGAGTTTTTATTCCATTCGTTAGTCGTGAGGATGCGGACTTTTTCCAGAACCTCGAGCAACACCTAAGGACAGAGGACCCCCCACTCGCCGGACGAGATCATCTTATGTATCGTGGCTACTATGCCCCTGTCAAGGGAGTCATCGATGGTGACTTGTGCGAACGATACAACCTTCTGCCAaacgacaagaagcagatgatTGCAGGCGAGTTGGACCGCTCAGTCCGGGAGATTGAGAGGAAGATTTCT GACATCCGTACACGATCTGCATTTTAA